From a single Loigolactobacillus coryniformis subsp. coryniformis KCTC 3167 = DSM 20001 genomic region:
- the crcB gene encoding fluoride efflux transporter CrcB, whose amino-acid sequence MINFVLVGSGAALGACARYHLGELGKRYLKIDFPAVTLFLNLTGSFILAYLFGHHLATPLYLFLGTGILGGYTTFSTFNSELVLLWQRQRYQAMLWYGASSYVCGLLAAVAGIWLATIK is encoded by the coding sequence ATGATCAATTTCGTTTTGGTTGGTAGCGGCGCTGCTTTAGGCGCCTGCGCACGCTATCATTTAGGTGAATTAGGCAAACGGTATTTAAAAATCGATTTTCCGGCAGTGACTTTATTTTTAAATCTCACCGGCAGTTTTATCTTGGCTTACCTTTTTGGTCATCATTTAGCAACCCCATTATACTTATTCCTTGGTACGGGGATTTTAGGTGGTTATACGACCTTTTCGACGTTTAATTCTGAGTTGGTCTTATTATGGCAACGCCAGCGCTATCAAGCCATGTTGTGGTACGGTGCTAGCAGCTATGTTTGTGGCTTATTGGCGGCAGTTGCTGGTATCTGGTTAGCCACGATTAAATGA
- a CDS encoding aryl-sulfate sulfotransferase: protein MGEPLVFPTGTVRYDPTKAWNGYTLVPTINDGILLFDMNGNEVRRWNFQGFPPKMLPGGHIIGNSGMRYPENGMQDGVNLAQIDYDGQLEWEFDHFEKIDDPGHDHRWMARQHHDFQREGQSVYYSPDERPKINSGKTLILGHRTIHNPLISDKKLLDDVVYEVDWAGKVLWQWSIADHFSEFGFDEAAKNVLARNPNMRAPDGGVGDFMHTNCVSYLGPNHWYDAGDQRFKPTNLILDSREANVLFIVDHDSGHIVWQLGPDYVHDAQAAAIGQIIGQHSLHMIPQGLPGAGNLLVFDNGGWAGYGTPNPGSLDGAKNALRDYSRILELNPVTMKVVWSVTPQDLGFNMPVDSSKFYSPYVSNVQRLPNGNTLIDEGSDGHVFELTPDYEVVWEWISPYFTHNETGPKGNMIYRAFRYPYSYVPQEPTPTEVPIAPVDNTTFRLPGAGQKGAKKVVSVAGTLPYYPDVALCVATLDETNEVQALKKQRHLFTLDRKTFSELDQTSFAQQIQAATTDQLQIVMFGAERCAHCKVVHPLLKRALTTEFAADFTSYYVDVDANPELVVTLGILGTPVVIVFSAGSELTRFRGELDYAGIRAFLSDTLVKAE, encoded by the coding sequence ATGGGCGAACCCTTAGTATTTCCAACTGGAACAGTGCGCTACGATCCAACTAAAGCTTGGAACGGCTACACCTTAGTTCCAACGATCAATGACGGTATTTTATTATTCGATATGAACGGCAATGAAGTGCGCCGATGGAATTTTCAAGGTTTCCCTCCTAAAATGCTCCCCGGCGGCCACATCATCGGTAACTCCGGCATGCGCTACCCTGAAAACGGCATGCAAGATGGCGTCAACTTAGCCCAAATCGATTACGACGGCCAGCTGGAATGGGAATTCGATCATTTTGAAAAAATTGACGATCCCGGCCATGATCATCGGTGGATGGCGCGCCAACATCATGATTTTCAACGGGAAGGCCAAAGCGTTTATTATTCACCTGACGAACGACCTAAGATCAATTCCGGTAAGACCTTGATCCTCGGTCACCGCACCATCCATAACCCGTTGATCTCTGATAAAAAGTTATTGGACGATGTAGTCTATGAGGTTGATTGGGCCGGTAAGGTGCTTTGGCAATGGAGTATTGCCGACCATTTTAGCGAGTTTGGCTTTGATGAAGCCGCTAAAAACGTTTTGGCACGTAATCCCAATATGCGTGCGCCTGATGGTGGGGTTGGTGATTTTATGCACACCAATTGTGTCAGTTATTTAGGCCCTAATCATTGGTATGACGCTGGTGACCAACGGTTTAAACCGACTAATTTGATTCTAGATAGTCGCGAGGCCAATGTGCTTTTCATTGTCGATCATGATAGTGGCCATATCGTTTGGCAATTAGGCCCTGATTACGTGCACGATGCCCAGGCCGCGGCCATCGGCCAGATCATCGGTCAGCACAGTCTGCACATGATCCCGCAAGGCTTGCCTGGCGCCGGTAACTTATTAGTTTTCGATAACGGCGGCTGGGCAGGCTACGGCACGCCTAATCCCGGTAGTCTCGATGGCGCCAAAAATGCCTTACGTGATTATAGTCGTATTCTAGAGCTCAACCCAGTCACTATGAAAGTCGTGTGGTCAGTCACGCCGCAGGACCTCGGCTTCAATATGCCGGTTGATAGCAGTAAATTTTACAGCCCGTACGTTTCTAATGTGCAACGCCTGCCCAACGGCAATACCTTGATCGACGAAGGTTCCGACGGCCACGTTTTTGAGCTCACCCCCGATTATGAAGTGGTGTGGGAATGGATCTCGCCTTATTTCACCCATAATGAAACTGGCCCTAAAGGCAACATGATCTACCGTGCCTTCCGCTATCCCTATAGTTACGTGCCGCAAGAACCAACGCCCACCGAAGTGCCGATTGCCCCGGTAGACAATACCACCTTCCGGCTCCCTGGCGCTGGTCAAAAAGGCGCTAAAAAAGTGGTCAGTGTGGCTGGCACCTTGCCCTACTACCCAGATGTTGCCCTATGTGTGGCTACACTCGATGAGACCAACGAAGTGCAAGCGCTAAAAAAGCAACGCCATTTATTTACTCTGGACCGCAAAACTTTTAGTGAACTTGATCAAACTAGTTTTGCCCAACAGATCCAAGCCGCTACCACTGACCAACTACAGATCGTCATGTTTGGCGCTGAACGCTGCGCCCACTGTAAAGTTGTCCATCCGCTACTAAAGCGTGCACTGACCACTGAATTCGCCGCTGACTTTACATCCTATTACGTCGATGTCGACGCAAACCCTGAGTTAGTCGTCACCTTGGGTATTCTCGGCACTCCCGTAGTGATCGTCTTTAGCGCCGGCAGTGAGCTGACCCGTTTCCGGGGTGAATTAGATTACGCTGGGATCCGCGCTTTTTTAAGTGATACCTTGGTTAAAGCAGAATAG
- a CDS encoding flavodoxin domain-containing protein: MKIKIIYTSLTGNTQETVEVLSDALTAQDIDVAVFDSEDGVEVEDFFTAADAYVLATFTDGDGEVPDSILDFYDDIAEFDLTDIPVAVLGTGDTSYDDFCQAVDLLAGQCTTSGAHLAVPTLKIELAPDDEAVAAIEQFAQQLTQQVAAE, translated from the coding sequence ATGAAAATTAAAATAATATACACCAGTTTAACCGGTAACACACAGGAAACGGTTGAAGTTTTAAGTGATGCTTTAACCGCACAGGATATTGATGTAGCAGTTTTTGATAGCGAGGATGGGGTTGAGGTGGAAGATTTTTTCACGGCGGCCGATGCCTATGTTTTGGCAACCTTTACTGATGGCGATGGTGAGGTGCCCGATAGTATTTTAGACTTTTATGATGATATTGCTGAGTTTGACCTAACTGATATACCAGTCGCTGTGTTGGGTACTGGTGACACCAGCTATGACGACTTCTGTCAGGCCGTCGATTTATTAGCTGGGCAATGTACGACTAGCGGGGCACATTTAGCCGTACCTACATTAAAAATTGAGCTGGCACCTGATGATGAGGCGGTTGCAGCGATTGAACAGTTTGCCCAACAATTGACACAGCAGGTCGCAGCAGAATAG
- a CDS encoding sirohydrochlorin chelatase, producing the protein MAQGILYVLHGRRNKIPQVNLRLLQELMHELSQPQVISFLEGDQQTLAAGLVQLQQQVEDVIVVPVLLFAATHVRQDIPQRLKAHQRLGVTITVLEPLATTTAVFNFLQQQLTRACQALPQRPILLIAHGTPHFVEPYQQLQNLAAQLQQQLPVPVIAANYIGAHRFTELLVDQTEPVIVQRLFLTDGRIAGKIKRAVQQQVPTALFLPTLENQITVKQAILERLTTVMAPIQV; encoded by the coding sequence ATGGCGCAAGGTATTTTATATGTGTTACATGGTCGGCGTAACAAAATTCCGCAAGTAAATTTACGTTTATTACAGGAACTGATGCACGAGTTGTCACAACCGCAAGTGATCAGTTTTTTAGAAGGTGATCAGCAAACTTTGGCGGCTGGTTTGGTACAGTTGCAACAACAAGTCGAAGATGTGATCGTTGTGCCAGTCCTATTATTCGCGGCGACACATGTGCGCCAAGATATACCACAGCGGCTAAAAGCGCACCAAAGGCTAGGTGTGACGATCACGGTGCTAGAACCTTTGGCCACCACCACGGCGGTTTTTAACTTTTTGCAACAACAATTGACTCGGGCTTGTCAGGCTTTGCCACAGCGGCCGATATTATTGATTGCACACGGGACACCACATTTTGTGGAGCCTTACCAGCAATTGCAAAATTTAGCTGCACAGTTGCAACAACAATTACCAGTACCGGTGATCGCGGCTAATTATATTGGTGCGCATCGATTTACTGAATTATTAGTTGATCAAACTGAGCCGGTGATCGTACAACGGCTCTTTTTAACCGATGGTCGTATTGCGGGTAAAATCAAGCGTGCAGTACAGCAACAGGTACCGACCGCGTTATTTTTACCGACATTGGAAAATCAAATCACGGTCAAGCAAGCAATTTTGGAGCGGCTGACTACAGTAATGGCGCCAATACAAGTTTAA
- a CDS encoding NADH-dependent flavin oxidoreductase has translation MANYQFLQPYTFRSGVTLKNRIVIPPMTETMSFHDGNVTSDELNYFSIHTGGAGMFVTPVANVNALGKGFEGQLSVAADEFIPSLSRVAHTIQQNGTKAILQIFSAGRMSNSRILRGEQPVSASEIPAPRPHSETPHALTETEIEQTISDFGNAVRRAIIAGFDGVELHGANTYLLQQFFSPHSNQRTDRWGGSLAKRMLFPLAVIQCSQQVIAKYATKPFLLGYRISPEEVEQPGIRIADTLAFIRVLREQKLDYLHVSMGDAWRTSLNDKNDPQPLIEKIKAAAGTNLPLISVGNLRTPAEVEKVMAAGIPLAALGRESLAEPHWVQKVQAGEAAQLRYQISAADCAELGIQPPFWAFLSKLMGHHGNPDNQRQRDAQHLDKLFS, from the coding sequence TTGGCGAATTATCAGTTTTTACAGCCCTATACTTTTCGTTCAGGAGTAACATTAAAAAATCGTATTGTGATTCCACCAATGACGGAAACGATGAGCTTTCATGACGGTAATGTTACCAGTGATGAATTAAATTATTTTAGCATCCATACCGGTGGTGCCGGAATGTTTGTAACACCAGTGGCAAATGTAAATGCGCTCGGCAAAGGTTTTGAAGGGCAGCTTAGTGTGGCTGCTGATGAGTTTATTCCCAGTTTGAGCCGGGTCGCACACACGATACAGCAAAACGGAACCAAAGCAATTTTGCAGATTTTTTCGGCTGGACGGATGAGTAATAGTCGTATTCTACGGGGGGAACAGCCAGTGAGTGCGAGTGAGATTCCTGCACCGCGGCCACATTCAGAAACGCCCCATGCATTGACCGAGACGGAAATCGAGCAAACAATCAGTGATTTTGGTAACGCTGTTCGTCGGGCAATCATTGCCGGGTTTGATGGCGTTGAATTACATGGTGCGAATACTTATTTGTTACAACAGTTTTTCTCACCGCACTCTAACCAACGGACTGATCGTTGGGGTGGTAGTTTAGCAAAGCGGATGCTCTTTCCGCTCGCAGTTATCCAATGTTCACAACAAGTGATTGCGAAATATGCAACTAAACCATTTTTGTTAGGTTATCGCATTTCGCCAGAAGAAGTTGAGCAGCCAGGCATCCGTATTGCTGATACACTTGCCTTTATTCGGGTTTTACGTGAACAAAAATTGGACTACTTACATGTTTCAATGGGGGACGCGTGGCGAACGTCATTAAATGATAAAAATGATCCGCAGCCATTGATCGAAAAAATTAAGGCTGCTGCTGGAACCAATTTACCATTGATCTCAGTCGGTAATTTGCGGACGCCAGCTGAAGTTGAAAAGGTTATGGCCGCTGGAATTCCATTGGCGGCTTTAGGTCGTGAAAGTTTAGCTGAGCCGCATTGGGTACAGAAGGTACAAGCGGGTGAAGCGGCACAATTACGTTATCAAATCAGTGCGGCAGATTGCGCTGAGTTGGGAATTCAACCCCCATTTTGGGCATTTTTATCTAAATTAATGGGTCATCACGGCAATCCAGATAATCAACGGCAACGTGATGCACAGCATTTAGATAAATTGTTTAGTTGA
- a CDS encoding fluoride efflux transporter FluC has protein sequence MNYVVVALFAFLGGGCRYLLSSWSTTFPWGTLVVNLIGCFVLVWLTQYLAYILPLSERFVLGAGTGFVGAFTTFSTFSLETINFVQTQQYWSALLYVTLSVFGGLACASAGLLVGQLARGKAGVRP, from the coding sequence GTGAATTATGTAGTTGTGGCGTTATTTGCGTTTTTAGGTGGCGGCTGTCGTTATTTATTAAGTAGTTGGTCAACAACGTTTCCTTGGGGAACGCTGGTCGTTAATTTAATTGGTTGTTTCGTATTAGTTTGGTTAACACAATATTTAGCGTATATTTTACCATTATCAGAACGCTTTGTTCTCGGTGCGGGGACAGGTTTCGTTGGTGCATTCACGACTTTTTCGACCTTCAGTTTAGAAACGATCAATTTTGTGCAAACGCAACAATACTGGTCGGCCTTATTGTATGTCACGCTTAGCGTATTTGGTGGCTTAGCTTGTGCCAGTGCAGGATTATTAGTTGGTCAATTGGCACGTGGAAAGGCAGGCGTACGACCATGA
- a CDS encoding nitrite/sulfite reductase, which translates to MSYQVTWADAKLNKNEQSKLNEDGLDIFRDLPELVKHPFAAIDKSYYMYFKFAGLTVQKPQEQGNFMMRVKIPGGIINVKQARHLAAIAAEYGHDQLDLTTRQAVQYHWIPFAKLPEVFAGINAVGLTTQGAEGDITRNVIDNPLSGIDPDELFDTRPTVRRVHRLFQGNRDYSNLPRKFKISINSNIYNAGNAEINDLAFVPATKKINGRTVKGFNVKVGGGLGMRPYLGLGLDIFVTRSQVAAVAEAAVQLYRDNGYRRSRSKARLKFLIQDWGVAEFETKLREKVPDLATAGDSAVVGWSNGTALGIHEQRQAGYYYVGVSIPAGRLQTADFSAFVDLAEKYGRDEIRFDHGQNLLIPYIAAADLPAVKAAPIFKKFSYQPHSLVDFGTTCTGAEYCNLAYTHTKEIFAPLLKRLDAQFSFEQPVHITLTGCGNGCAHRSVADIGIEGLTAKTKDGQRAEAFKIAVGGSLLAGGHFNEVLKGKLFTDQLYGALAALLADYQTQQLAAETYYAYFQRLGIAHFQAILDQYLAQAA; encoded by the coding sequence ATGAGTTATCAAGTGACATGGGCGGACGCTAAACTCAATAAAAATGAGCAAAGTAAATTAAACGAAGACGGCTTAGATATTTTTCGAGACTTACCTGAATTGGTCAAGCACCCCTTCGCCGCGATCGATAAAAGCTATTATATGTACTTTAAATTTGCTGGGTTGACGGTACAAAAGCCGCAGGAACAGGGCAACTTCATGATGCGGGTGAAAATTCCTGGCGGCATCATTAATGTTAAACAAGCGCGACATTTGGCGGCGATCGCGGCTGAGTATGGTCATGATCAACTAGATTTGACCACGCGGCAAGCGGTGCAGTATCACTGGATCCCCTTTGCCAAGTTACCAGAAGTCTTTGCCGGTATCAACGCAGTCGGTTTGACTACCCAAGGTGCCGAAGGTGATATTACCCGTAACGTGATCGATAATCCATTATCAGGAATTGATCCGGATGAATTATTCGATACGCGGCCAACCGTTCGCCGCGTCCACCGACTATTCCAAGGAAACCGCGACTACTCTAACCTACCGCGTAAATTTAAAATCTCGATCAATAGCAATATCTATAACGCCGGCAACGCGGAGATCAACGATTTGGCTTTCGTACCAGCAACCAAAAAAATCAACGGCCGCACGGTTAAAGGCTTTAATGTTAAAGTCGGCGGTGGCCTAGGAATGCGTCCTTACTTAGGCCTTGGTCTGGATATTTTTGTCACGCGTTCGCAAGTGGCGGCAGTAGCCGAAGCGGCGGTGCAACTTTACCGTGACAACGGCTACCGGCGCAGTCGCTCCAAAGCACGGTTGAAGTTTTTGATCCAAGATTGGGGCGTTGCCGAGTTCGAAACTAAGCTACGTGAAAAAGTGCCTGATTTAGCCACTGCTGGCGATAGTGCAGTAGTCGGTTGGTCCAATGGCACTGCCTTAGGGATTCATGAACAACGCCAAGCAGGTTACTATTATGTGGGCGTCAGTATTCCTGCCGGTCGGTTACAAACCGCTGATTTTAGCGCCTTTGTCGATCTGGCGGAAAAATATGGCCGGGACGAGATTCGCTTTGATCATGGTCAAAACTTGTTGATCCCTTATATTGCAGCTGCCGATCTGCCAGCAGTTAAGGCGGCACCAATTTTCAAAAAGTTTTCTTACCAGCCCCATAGTTTGGTTGATTTTGGGACAACTTGTACCGGTGCTGAATATTGTAATCTGGCTTACACCCACACTAAGGAGATTTTCGCGCCGCTGTTGAAACGATTAGATGCACAGTTTAGCTTTGAGCAGCCGGTACATATCACCTTAACGGGTTGCGGTAATGGCTGCGCGCACCGTAGTGTTGCCGATATTGGTATTGAAGGCCTGACTGCTAAAACAAAAGACGGTCAACGAGCAGAAGCCTTTAAAATTGCGGTTGGCGGTAGTTTGTTAGCCGGCGGCCATTTCAATGAAGTTTTGAAAGGTAAACTATTTACCGACCAACTTTATGGTGCCTTGGCCGCATTGTTGGCTGATTATCAAACACAGCAATTGGCTGCTGAAACTTACTATGCCTATTTTCAACGCTTAGGCATTGCGCATTTCCAAGCTATTTTGGATCAATATTTGGCTCAAGCGGCTTAA
- a CDS encoding VTT domain-containing protein has translation MSILIDFILHIDSHLVTIVNTFGNSTYFILFAIIFIETGAVILPFLPGDSLLFAASALAANPEYHLNIWFFVAVFLVACIGGDSSNFWIGHNAERILSRYRWFRRFINEESLAKGQTFFDKHGAMSIILARFMPIIRTFVPFVAAGSGFSYRQFIRYNLIACVAWVALCCGAGYFFGNIPVVKAHFSAIILGIIVVSLIPAIIGVLKSRFGAKAAD, from the coding sequence ATGAGTATACTGATCGATTTTATTTTGCATATCGATAGTCATTTGGTAACGATCGTTAATACTTTTGGCAACTCAACCTATTTTATTTTATTCGCGATCATTTTTATTGAAACGGGTGCGGTGATCTTACCATTTCTACCTGGCGATTCATTGCTTTTTGCGGCTAGTGCTTTGGCGGCTAACCCTGAGTATCATCTTAATATTTGGTTTTTCGTTGCGGTCTTTTTGGTTGCTTGTATCGGTGGTGACTCCAGTAATTTCTGGATCGGCCACAATGCTGAACGAATTTTATCGCGTTATCGCTGGTTCCGTCGTTTTATCAATGAAGAAAGCTTAGCCAAGGGACAAACCTTCTTCGACAAACACGGTGCGATGTCGATCATCTTAGCGCGTTTCATGCCGATCATTCGAACTTTCGTCCCGTTTGTTGCGGCCGGCTCAGGTTTTTCCTACCGCCAATTCATTCGCTATAATCTGATCGCCTGTGTCGCGTGGGTCGCATTATGCTGCGGCGCGGGTTATTTCTTCGGCAATATCCCAGTAGTCAAGGCCCATTTTTCTGCGATCATTCTCGGTATTATCGTAGTTTCCTTGATTCCAGCGATCATCGGTGTGCTAAAAAGCCGCTTTGGCGCTAAAGCAGCTGATTAA
- a CDS encoding SAP domain-containing protein: MLTEAEILALSLAAGQPQTFKLTQTFWRHRYQVDPQSWLVNFERAGLLRLTVSSELSLQQKTVAELKRLLQAHDLKVSGRKAVLIARLQTALTAAELTAYFPQTFYQLTPTGAELVAQNHYVRWIHDHYVAGIVDFAAAKRANLPKNLDLVATLTWLLDAAQVQADSDWPQYYYIEHLRFQFAWQNQLVGTALNAVLDCIRLKLAGLSQAEEKTVASLDLATTAYKVEPFYTYILQRIMQDYSLEVTDIMAAFAQRCQLLQVPRQLFSDHEMQQLLHWTLTDQRQLIQQCYRQKQKQLREASA; this comes from the coding sequence ATGTTGACTGAAGCAGAAATCTTAGCGCTATCTTTGGCGGCAGGTCAGCCGCAAACCTTTAAATTGACCCAGACGTTTTGGCGCCATCGCTATCAGGTCGATCCGCAAAGTTGGCTGGTGAATTTTGAACGTGCAGGTCTATTACGACTAACTGTGTCGTCTGAACTTAGTTTGCAGCAAAAAACGGTCGCAGAACTAAAAAGGTTGTTGCAGGCGCATGATTTAAAAGTAAGTGGTCGTAAAGCAGTATTGATCGCGCGTTTACAAACGGCGCTAACAGCAGCAGAATTGACAGCGTATTTTCCGCAGACCTTCTATCAGTTAACACCAACCGGCGCCGAACTAGTCGCGCAAAATCATTATGTGCGCTGGATCCATGATCATTATGTGGCCGGGATCGTTGATTTTGCTGCCGCTAAACGGGCGAATTTACCGAAAAATTTAGATTTGGTGGCAACTTTAACTTGGTTATTGGATGCTGCGCAGGTACAGGCCGATTCGGATTGGCCACAATATTATTATATTGAACATTTACGGTTTCAGTTTGCTTGGCAAAATCAGCTGGTCGGCACGGCGTTAAACGCAGTACTAGACTGTATCCGCTTGAAGCTAGCTGGTTTATCGCAGGCCGAAGAAAAGACAGTGGCGTCACTGGATCTAGCGACAACGGCCTATAAGGTAGAGCCGTTTTATACTTATATATTACAGCGGATCATGCAGGACTATTCACTTGAAGTGACGGACATTATGGCAGCCTTTGCCCAGCGTTGCCAGTTACTTCAGGTGCCACGCCAATTATTCAGCGATCACGAAATGCAACAACTTTTGCACTGGACTTTAACTGATCAAAGGCAACTGATCCAGCAATGCTATCGGCAGAAACAAAAACAATTGCGCGAAGCGTCGGCGTAA